From Candidatus Manganitrophus morganii, the proteins below share one genomic window:
- a CDS encoding squalene/phytoene synthase family protein, protein MISVEEAYQYCRRLTHRSGPHFSVGFRFLPSSKQNAIYAVYAFCRYADDIVDEAQEASLENLLHSWQEELDRCYQQQPTHPITVALADAIRRYPIPKKGFEGLIAGCRMDLLYNRYPTFDSLMVYCDLVATTIRDLSLPVFGYRDPKGVAYGRALSTALQLTNIVRDIGEDLGRGRIYLPLDEINAAGYSEEELTARVKNEAFLKLMRFQCDRIRNYFNESAQLIPLIEADARLSVSLMRNVYVALIDRIEKEPFAVLDRQIRLSWWGRGQVIARTLIGRSVS, encoded by the coding sequence ATGATTTCCGTGGAAGAGGCCTATCAATATTGTCGCCGGCTCACCCACCGCTCCGGTCCCCACTTCTCGGTCGGGTTCCGTTTTCTTCCCTCATCGAAGCAAAACGCAATTTATGCCGTTTACGCCTTCTGCCGGTACGCCGACGACATCGTCGATGAGGCGCAGGAGGCGTCGCTGGAGAACCTCCTCCATTCATGGCAAGAAGAATTGGACCGCTGTTACCAGCAGCAGCCGACCCATCCGATCACCGTCGCCTTGGCCGATGCGATCCGGCGTTATCCGATCCCGAAGAAAGGCTTCGAAGGATTGATCGCGGGGTGCCGGATGGACCTCCTCTATAACCGCTATCCCACTTTTGATTCATTGATGGTCTACTGCGATCTGGTGGCGACGACCATCCGTGATCTCTCCCTCCCCGTCTTTGGTTATCGAGACCCGAAAGGGGTCGCTTACGGCCGGGCCCTCTCCACGGCGCTGCAGTTGACCAACATCGTCCGGGACATCGGAGAAGATCTGGGGCGGGGAAGGATTTATCTTCCGTTGGATGAAATCAACGCGGCCGGCTATTCCGAAGAGGAATTGACGGCGCGGGTGAAGAACGAGGCGTTTCTGAAGCTGATGCGGTTTCAGTGCGACCGCATCCGAAACTACTTCAACGAATCGGCCCAGTTGATTCCGCTGATCGAGGCGGACGCGCGCCTGTCGGTCTCTCTGATGCGAAACGTCTACGTGGCCCTGATCGACCGGATCGAGAAAGAGCCCTTTGCCGTTTTGGATCGGCAGATCCGGCTCTCCTGGTGGGGGCGCGGTCAAGTCATTGCCCGGACGCTGATCGGTCGCTCCGTCTCCTGA
- a CDS encoding polysaccharide biosynthesis protein: MLLTFVNPPKRRVSVKRIFNCGLALIALVLLAPVFILTCIIIKLTSKGPVFFKQERIGKVFRPFQIYKFRTVEIQTEVNSQTPFLRITRIGRFLRSCKLDRLPQLLNVLKGEMSLVGPRPELKKHVELFRKDYETILTVRPGMTDFATIEIRDVSLLLSQVDDPEAYYINTVLPKKIKLAKQYVLQRSLALDIKILFTSLMTLVLSLPFPFSKKEKTKKKTLKEVMEKYRRGIIVFIHAGAIVLSSYLAFTLRFDGKIPQDQFNLFRVTLPFILVFRLASLQYFGLNRGLWRYASIQDMIALGAAIFCSSIVSWGGITLLQIKGYPRSVFLIDALLLFLILASFRIAKRVYAVLTQVPIGARRVLIIGAGNAAEMMARDMMQNPSYNRHPIAFIDDDLKKRSSKIHNIPVIGNSQELEAAVQKLHPDELLIAIPSASQKQIKRMISQCKSFGLPIKILPSLTGMLGGKVSISDIRNLDIEDLIGRREIEIYDPNVEVKIKGKRVLVTGAGGSIGSELCRQVAAFRPELLILFERSENNLHHIQVELLDKFPGISLIVVLGDILDEEKLHQVFSMYRPHVIFHAAAYKHVPMMESHPLGAVQNNVLGTYNVIAMADQYGVEDFVLISTDKAVHPTSVMGATKRVAEMLVRYFNQQSKTRLVSVRFGNVLESNGSVVPLFRAQIKKGGPVTVTHPDIKRYFITIQEAVQLVLHAAVLGEGGETFVLDMGDPIKVIDIARTMIILSGFSPDEDIPIQIVGLRPAEKLVEGLFEESEKVAQTRHEKIRVAQNGKVTDELMSYVKKFASMDHETDPNEIKITLKELIPTYQNDSLPSHASSKTPSAWLPMYDDASPNNSLFPAPTRPPSSEAPLYH; this comes from the coding sequence ATGTTGCTAACCTTTGTGAACCCTCCAAAAAGAAGGGTCAGCGTAAAAAGGATATTTAACTGTGGGTTAGCTCTGATCGCGCTTGTTTTGCTGGCTCCTGTCTTCATTCTTACTTGCATTATTATTAAATTAACTTCCAAAGGACCCGTGTTTTTTAAACAGGAGCGAATCGGGAAAGTCTTCCGTCCCTTCCAAATCTATAAGTTTCGGACCGTTGAAATACAAACGGAAGTGAATAGCCAGACGCCTTTCCTTCGGATCACGCGGATTGGACGATTCCTTCGTTCATGCAAGCTCGATAGGCTTCCTCAATTATTAAATGTCCTGAAAGGAGAAATGAGCTTAGTAGGGCCACGCCCAGAGCTTAAGAAGCATGTTGAGCTATTCCGGAAGGACTATGAAACAATTCTAACAGTGCGGCCCGGAATGACCGATTTCGCAACGATTGAAATCAGGGATGTCTCTCTTCTCCTGTCTCAAGTAGATGATCCGGAAGCCTATTACATTAATACTGTTTTGCCAAAAAAGATTAAACTAGCCAAACAGTATGTTCTGCAACGGAGTCTAGCTCTTGACATAAAGATTCTTTTTACAAGTCTAATGACGCTTGTATTGAGTCTTCCCTTCCCATTTTCAAAAAAGGAGAAAACCAAAAAGAAAACCCTTAAAGAAGTCATGGAAAAATATCGAAGAGGCATTATTGTCTTCATCCATGCTGGAGCAATCGTATTATCAAGTTACTTGGCTTTTACCCTCCGTTTTGACGGGAAGATTCCGCAGGATCAATTTAATCTGTTCAGAGTAACCTTGCCTTTTATCCTGGTATTCAGACTTGCTTCGCTTCAGTATTTTGGATTGAATCGGGGGCTTTGGCGTTATGCGAGCATTCAGGACATGATTGCTTTAGGGGCGGCGATCTTCTGCAGCTCGATAGTGAGTTGGGGGGGTATCACACTGTTGCAGATAAAGGGGTATCCTCGATCTGTTTTTTTGATCGATGCGCTTCTTCTCTTTCTAATTTTGGCGAGTTTTAGAATTGCAAAAAGAGTATATGCAGTTTTGACACAGGTGCCAATTGGAGCCCGCCGAGTTTTGATCATCGGCGCCGGGAATGCCGCGGAGATGATGGCTCGCGACATGATGCAGAACCCCTCCTATAACCGTCACCCGATTGCGTTCATTGATGATGATCTTAAGAAAAGGTCTTCAAAAATTCACAATATCCCCGTCATTGGAAATAGCCAAGAACTGGAAGCAGCGGTTCAAAAGCTCCACCCGGATGAACTCCTCATCGCGATTCCATCTGCAAGCCAAAAGCAGATTAAGCGAATGATTAGTCAATGCAAGTCTTTCGGACTTCCGATAAAAATTCTTCCGAGCCTGACCGGAATGCTGGGAGGAAAGGTCTCCATCTCCGATATCCGGAATCTTGATATTGAAGACCTCATCGGGAGACGAGAAATCGAGATCTACGATCCAAATGTCGAGGTAAAGATCAAAGGAAAGAGAGTTTTAGTGACCGGTGCGGGAGGATCCATCGGGTCTGAGCTTTGTCGTCAGGTCGCCGCTTTCCGTCCTGAACTTCTGATCCTTTTTGAAAGGAGTGAAAACAATCTCCACCATATCCAGGTCGAGCTTTTGGATAAATTCCCCGGCATTTCTCTCATCGTCGTTTTAGGAGACATCCTCGACGAAGAAAAACTTCATCAGGTTTTCTCCATGTATCGTCCTCATGTTATTTTTCATGCGGCGGCGTATAAACATGTTCCGATGATGGAAAGCCATCCCCTGGGGGCGGTCCAAAATAATGTCTTGGGAACCTACAATGTGATTGCAATGGCGGACCAATACGGCGTCGAAGACTTTGTGTTGATTTCGACCGACAAGGCTGTGCATCCGACCAGCGTCATGGGCGCGACCAAGCGTGTTGCTGAAATGCTGGTTCGATATTTTAATCAACAAAGTAAAACCAGATTGGTTTCGGTCCGTTTTGGAAACGTTCTCGAAAGCAATGGAAGCGTCGTCCCGCTCTTCCGCGCTCAAATCAAAAAAGGGGGACCGGTCACTGTTACCCATCCTGATATCAAGCGATACTTTATTACCATTCAAGAGGCGGTTCAGCTTGTCTTGCACGCGGCGGTTCTTGGGGAAGGAGGAGAGACTTTTGTTTTGGATATGGGGGATCCGATCAAAGTTATCGATATTGCCAGGACAATGATCATTCTATCCGGGTTTTCCCCGGATGAGGATATCCCCATTCAGATTGTCGGCTTGCGGCCGGCGGAAAAGCTGGTTGAGGGCCTTTTCGAAGAGTCAGAAAAGGTGGCTCAGACCCGCCATGAAAAGATCCGGGTGGCGCAAAATGGAAAAGTCACAGATGAGTTAATGTCTTATGTTAAAAAATTTGCAAGCATGGATCATGAGACAGACCCGAACGAAATCAAAATAACACTGAAAGAACTCATACCGACTTATCAGAACGACTCTCTTCCGTCTCACGCTTCTAGCAAAACACCTTCTGCCTGGCTACCGATGTATGACGATGCTTCACCGAACAACTCGCTATTTCCTGCCCCAACCCGGCCCCCTTCTTCTGAAGCGCCTCTGTACCACTAA
- a CDS encoding YdcF family protein → MRSAIRKRWRLGLAVLILGLLIYATYQWYLAKLGHFFIVSDASVKADVIIVLAGDSARDERLLHAIKLWQEGYAPKIALSATLADWQNHEDFPTWRHATKLNILPKESLLVLEHEADSTSEEAQSLLPYVRDQQIKKVIIVTSNYHTRRSKKVFQKQWAGSGIHITISAAPFSFFRPDNWWKHRSDSRTLFLESTKTLWYVLFE, encoded by the coding sequence ATGAGAAGTGCAATTCGAAAGAGGTGGAGACTCGGTCTTGCAGTCCTGATTTTAGGTCTTTTGATCTATGCTACGTATCAATGGTATTTGGCTAAGCTCGGCCATTTCTTTATCGTATCCGACGCCTCGGTGAAGGCAGATGTTATCATCGTATTAGCGGGGGACAGCGCGCGAGATGAACGACTCCTCCATGCAATCAAGCTATGGCAGGAGGGATATGCACCTAAAATCGCCTTAAGTGCGACGTTAGCGGACTGGCAAAACCACGAAGATTTTCCGACATGGCGGCACGCGACAAAATTAAACATTCTCCCAAAAGAATCCCTATTGGTTTTAGAACATGAGGCGGATTCAACCAGCGAAGAAGCGCAGTCCCTGCTGCCCTATGTACGGGATCAACAAATTAAGAAAGTGATTATTGTAACCTCCAATTATCACACGCGGCGCAGCAAAAAAGTCTTTCAGAAGCAATGGGCGGGCAGTGGGATTCATATCACTATTTCAGCGGCGCCTTTTTCATTTTTTCGTCCCGATAATTGGTGGAAGCATCGTTCAGATAGTAGAACGTTGTTCTTGGAATCGACAAAGACGCTCTGGTATGTATTATTTGAATGA
- a CDS encoding sugar transferase produces MKRIFDFTSALILIVIFFIPMAFIALLVKITSKGPAFYWSDRVGINNTIFKMPKFRTMRIDTPAVATHLLDNPHRYLTPIGGFLRKTSLDELPQLYSILKGEISFVGPRPALFNQADLIDLRTQNGVHKLVPGLTGWAQVNGRDDLSIPKKVEFDGYYLKNCSFVLDLKILFMTFLKVIRSEGVRH; encoded by the coding sequence ATGAAACGCATCTTTGATTTTACATCGGCGTTGATTTTGATCGTTATATTTTTTATCCCGATGGCTTTTATCGCCTTGTTGGTCAAGATTACCTCGAAAGGCCCCGCTTTTTATTGGTCAGATCGAGTGGGGATTAATAATACGATCTTTAAAATGCCGAAGTTTAGAACAATGAGGATTGACACGCCTGCGGTGGCGACTCACCTCTTGGATAATCCGCATCGTTATCTTACTCCAATCGGAGGGTTTTTAAGGAAGACGAGCTTAGACGAGCTTCCGCAACTCTACAGCATTCTAAAAGGTGAAATAAGTTTTGTGGGTCCGCGCCCGGCGCTCTTTAATCAGGCCGATTTAATCGATCTTCGTACCCAGAATGGGGTTCATAAACTGGTTCCAGGATTGACAGGATGGGCACAAGTGAATGGGCGCGATGATCTTTCCATTCCCAAGAAGGTTGAATTCGATGGGTACTACTTAAAAAATTGTTCATTTGTTTTGGATCTTAAAATTCTTTTTATGACCTTTTTAAAGGTGATTCGAAGCGAAGGGGTGAGACACTAA